The Anoxybacillus flavithermus genome has a segment encoding these proteins:
- a CDS encoding spermidine/putrescine ABC transporter ATP-binding protein, with translation MPILTIDQVMHAYVTKQSAVLALDHLSLTVERGEFVSFLGPSGCGKTTLLSIVAGLIKPTKGRVLIEGKEMHTMSQTIGYMLQHDYLFPWKTIEQNVTLGLKLTGKYSEKTRKQTLSLLHQIGLRDVDDRYPYELSGGMRQRAALVRTLATDPKILLLDEPFSALDYQTKLKLEDLVWETLKQYRKTALLVTHDIGEAIAMSDRIVLFTAKPGKIKRIVTVPDSLKACTPFQARQHPDFSPLFQMIWKELESIEQT, from the coding sequence ATGCCCATTTTAACGATTGATCAAGTGATGCACGCCTACGTCACAAAGCAATCTGCCGTATTGGCGCTTGATCATCTATCGCTAACTGTCGAGAGAGGAGAGTTTGTCTCCTTTCTCGGCCCAAGCGGCTGTGGAAAGACGACACTTCTTTCAATTGTGGCTGGGCTCATCAAACCAACAAAAGGTCGTGTGCTTATCGAAGGAAAAGAAATGCACACGATGAGCCAAACGATCGGATATATGCTCCAACACGATTATTTGTTTCCATGGAAAACGATTGAACAAAACGTGACACTCGGATTAAAACTGACGGGCAAATATAGCGAGAAAACGAGAAAGCAAACGCTCTCTCTTCTACATCAAATCGGTCTGCGTGACGTGGACGATCGTTACCCTTATGAATTATCGGGAGGAATGCGTCAGCGCGCAGCACTTGTTCGCACACTCGCAACCGATCCGAAAATTTTATTGTTAGATGAACCGTTTTCAGCGCTTGATTACCAAACAAAGCTTAAACTTGAAGATCTTGTATGGGAGACGTTAAAACAATATCGAAAAACAGCACTTCTTGTCACACACGATATCGGTGAAGCGATTGCAATGAGCGATCGGATCGTTTTATTTACTGCAAAACCCGGGAAAATTAAACGAATTGTTACTGTTCCAGACTCATTAAAAGCTTGTACACCATTTCAAGCTCGACAACATCCAGATTTTTCACCGCTCTTTCAAATGATTTGGAAGGAGTTAGAGAGCATTGAACAAACATGA
- a CDS encoding hydrolase: MKKTYYVSVARGEISQVKTASPWEFRIEATDEEIIQLREYFDEMYSSDWQSFWRAHVPYVQYHYDRPNDGYDNAMKKVYEMIYELGDEEAKQQIETMGVL; encoded by the coding sequence ATGAAAAAAACGTATTATGTTTCGGTGGCACGTGGTGAGATTTCACAAGTGAAAACGGCTTCACCATGGGAATTTCGCATTGAAGCGACGGATGAAGAAATCATTCAATTGCGGGAGTATTTTGATGAAATGTATTCATCCGACTGGCAATCGTTTTGGCGTGCGCATGTGCCATATGTGCAATATCATTATGATCGCCCAAATGATGGATACGACAACGCGATGAAAAAAGTGTATGAAATGATTTATGAACTTGGCGATGAAGAAGCGAAACAACAAATTGAAACGATGGGTGTCTTATAA
- a CDS encoding ABC transporter permease — protein MAYEKREKQIVRFFQIIIVITFFSLWEIASRFHWIDPLLFSSPSSIWHLFIAKIRDHTLLTHTTVTLTETVLGFIAGTMIGVCFAAILWWFPRISHIADPYLVILNAMPKVALGPILIVALGPNMTSIVAMGAIISIIITTIVVYTSFKEVDANYIKVLRTFGATKRQWFTEAILPASFPTIISTLKVNVGLSWVGVIVGEFLVSKQGLGYMIIYGFQVFNFTLVLLSLLMIALLSSIMYQLVSWLEKKLVKRA, from the coding sequence ATGGCATATGAAAAACGGGAAAAACAAATCGTCCGTTTTTTTCAAATAATCATTGTCATTACGTTTTTTAGTTTATGGGAAATCGCAAGCCGATTTCATTGGATTGATCCGTTATTATTTAGCTCCCCGTCTTCCATTTGGCATTTGTTTATCGCCAAAATACGCGATCATACATTGCTAACACACACGACCGTCACATTAACAGAGACGGTGCTGGGCTTTATCGCCGGAACGATGATCGGCGTTTGTTTTGCAGCAATACTTTGGTGGTTTCCGCGCATCTCTCACATCGCTGATCCGTATTTAGTCATTTTAAACGCGATGCCAAAAGTAGCGCTCGGTCCGATTTTAATCGTCGCACTCGGACCGAATATGACATCGATCGTCGCAATGGGAGCGATCATTTCAATCATTATTACAACGATTGTCGTTTACACCTCATTTAAAGAAGTCGATGCAAACTATATAAAAGTGCTTCGAACATTCGGAGCAACGAAACGACAGTGGTTTACAGAGGCCATTTTACCTGCCTCCTTCCCAACAATCATTTCAACGTTAAAAGTAAACGTTGGTCTATCTTGGGTTGGTGTCATCGTCGGTGAATTTCTCGTCTCAAAACAAGGGCTCGGTTATATGATTATTTACGGATTCCAAGTGTTCAACTTTACGCTCGTTTTATTAAGTTTGCTTATGATCGCGTTACTTTCAAGCATCATGTATCAACTTGTAAGTTGGCTTGAAAAGAAATTAGTGAAGCGCGCATAA
- a CDS encoding cobalt ABC transporter ATP-binding protein — protein sequence MIHVSNICYTYPDGHKAIHDVSFSVQQGECIGIIGANGAGKSTLLKLLVGLYILKKGEIIIDNMPMSKQTLRHIRRIIGFTFQQADDQLFMPTVYDDVAFALRNDGMNEDEVKKRVTNSLKIVGAIHLVDRPPYRLSEGEKRLVTLATVLAMEPKILLMDEPTAALDPQARRTLIHLIQALPHTKIVTTHDLDFVLECCERTIVLANGTIVYDGPTEAVLTNEPFLREHHLELPLMLQGRK from the coding sequence ATGATACACGTATCAAATATTTGCTACACATACCCAGATGGTCATAAAGCCATCCATGATGTTTCTTTTTCCGTTCAACAAGGAGAATGCATCGGCATCATTGGAGCAAACGGTGCAGGAAAATCAACATTATTGAAGCTACTTGTCGGATTGTATATATTAAAAAAAGGGGAAATCATCATTGACAATATGCCTATGTCGAAACAAACGTTACGACATATTCGCCGCATCATCGGCTTTACATTTCAACAAGCAGACGATCAATTATTTATGCCTACCGTCTACGATGATGTCGCATTTGCACTTCGCAATGACGGCATGAATGAAGACGAAGTAAAAAAGCGCGTAACAAACTCTTTAAAGATCGTCGGGGCTATTCATTTAGTAGATCGACCTCCTTATCGTTTATCTGAGGGGGAAAAACGGCTTGTCACTTTAGCTACTGTGCTTGCGATGGAACCGAAAATATTGCTGATGGACGAACCGACGGCGGCGTTAGATCCGCAGGCTCGTCGAACACTAATACATCTCATTCAAGCGTTGCCACATACAAAAATCGTAACGACACATGACCTCGACTTCGTCCTTGAATGTTGTGAGCGAACGATTGTGCTTGCAAACGGAACGATCGTATATGACGGTCCAACAGAAGCTGTATTAACGAACGAACCATTTTTACGCGAGCATCATTTGGAGCTTCCTCTTATGCTACAGGGGAGAAAATAA
- a CDS encoding nucleoside triphosphatase YtkD — MIVFQDYHGYNVRLSFSDHPFSQQPKHVFVICRYGGRWLLTNHAVRGLEFPGGKIEKGETPEQAAIREVKEETGGVVEKITYIGQYEVNRPNETIVKNIYFAHVKSLEQRESYFETNGPVLIEHMPDDIAQDERFSFIMKDGVWTYTKQELQRRGML; from the coding sequence ATGATTGTATTTCAAGATTACCACGGATACAACGTTCGACTTTCTTTTTCTGACCATCCTTTCTCGCAGCAACCGAAACATGTTTTCGTTATTTGTCGGTACGGTGGTCGTTGGTTATTGACAAATCACGCTGTACGGGGTTTGGAGTTTCCAGGCGGGAAAATAGAGAAAGGAGAAACGCCAGAACAAGCAGCAATTCGCGAAGTAAAAGAAGAAACGGGAGGGGTTGTTGAAAAGATTACGTACATTGGACAGTATGAAGTCAACCGTCCGAATGAAACGATTGTAAAAAATATTTATTTTGCCCATGTTAAATCTTTGGAACAAAGGGAGTCGTATTTTGAAACAAATGGTCCTGTGCTCATTGAGCATATGCCAGATGACATAGCGCAAGATGAACGATTTAGTTTTATTATGAAAGATGGCGTATGGACATATACAAAACAAGAGTTACAGCGGCGGGGAATGTTGTAA
- a CDS encoding acyl-CoA desaturase, whose product MKQFHSFGWYAARIAPYLPEEAFRPVPSRLFGGLAYMIVLVSSIVTISLFDLHWVWNGLLSVVIGFCFAGLGFLGHEILHGTVVKRAWLRDLLGGIAFLPLCTGPKLWRKWHNATHHVHTQHEELDPDSWPTIKRLAQSRFLRWIYRIPFPIRAAFSFLSLAGMFTVHSLHMLLHFWKEFEKGSRRAVFWQFVLPWSVWIGLLLMIGVEKWLFAFVLPLLIGNAIVMAYISTNHRLNPLVPVNDPLANSLTVIVPKWVDVLHFNFSHHTEHHLFPAMSSKYYPLVKQYIKQLWPDRYYEMPMTKALIALWKTPRLYHEQTELIEPREGYVYGTLGYGLNIDDLSHKAKENVVGKMVKEK is encoded by the coding sequence ATGAAACAATTTCATTCATTTGGGTGGTATGCGGCTCGCATTGCCCCGTATTTGCCTGAGGAAGCGTTCCGTCCTGTTCCGTCTCGTCTGTTTGGTGGTCTTGCTTACATGATCGTTTTAGTTAGTAGCATCGTCACGATTTCTTTATTTGATCTCCATTGGGTATGGAACGGATTGCTTTCAGTTGTTATTGGATTTTGTTTTGCTGGTTTAGGGTTTTTAGGACATGAAATTTTGCATGGAACAGTTGTCAAACGGGCGTGGCTTCGTGATTTGTTAGGAGGCATTGCATTTTTGCCACTTTGCACAGGTCCAAAGTTGTGGAGAAAATGGCATAACGCAACGCATCATGTGCATACACAACATGAGGAACTTGACCCGGATTCGTGGCCGACGATCAAACGTTTAGCACAAAGTCGGTTTCTTCGTTGGATTTATCGCATTCCGTTTCCGATTCGTGCGGCTTTTTCGTTCTTGTCTTTAGCAGGAATGTTTACAGTTCATTCGCTTCATATGCTTCTTCATTTTTGGAAGGAGTTTGAAAAAGGAAGTCGTCGTGCCGTATTCTGGCAATTTGTCTTACCATGGTCGGTATGGATTGGATTATTGTTGATGATCGGAGTAGAAAAATGGCTCTTTGCGTTCGTTCTTCCACTACTTATTGGAAATGCGATCGTGATGGCATACATTTCAACAAACCATCGTTTAAATCCGCTCGTTCCAGTTAACGATCCATTAGCAAACAGCTTAACTGTCATCGTTCCAAAGTGGGTAGATGTATTGCATTTTAACTTTTCGCACCATACAGAACATCATTTGTTCCCAGCGATGAGTTCAAAATATTATCCGCTCGTTAAACAATATATTAAACAACTATGGCCGGATCGTTATTATGAAATGCCAATGACAAAAGCGTTAATTGCGCTATGGAAAACACCAAGGCTTTATCATGAGCAAACGGAACTCATTGAACCACGTGAAGGATATGTGTACGGAACACTCGGATATGGATTAAATATAGATGACCTTTCCCATAAAGCAAAAGAAAATGTTGTAGGAAAAATGGTGAAAGAAAAGTAA